The following coding sequences are from one Prochlorococcus sp. MIT 0604 window:
- the psaA gene encoding photosystem I core protein PsaA, translating into MTISPPESGEKNKKVLEDPVKADPRPIDFAKLDKPGFWSSKLSKGPKTTTWIWNLHADAHDFDVHTGDAEEATRKIFSAHFGHLAVIFIWMSAAFFHGARFSNYSGWLADPTHVKPGAQQVWAIVGQEMLNADLGANYNGIQISSGIFHMWRAWGITNESELMALAIGAVVMAALMLHAGIFHYHKAAPKMEWFQDIESMLNHHIAGLVGLGSLAWAGHCIHIGAPTAALLDAIDAGSPLVINGKEIATIADIPMPHQLCDPQIIGQIFPGLASGTGNFFSLNWLAFSDFLTFKGGLNPVTGSLWMTDVSHHHLAFGVIAIIGGHMYRTNYGIGHSMKEILDSQQGDPILFPAPKGHQGLFEFMAESRHAQLSVNLAMLGSISILVSHHMYAMPPYPYIATDYMTVLGLFTHHMWIGGLFIVGAGAHAGIAMVRDYDPAKHIDNVLDRILKARDALISHLNWVCMWLGFHSFGLYIHNDTMRALGRPQDMFSDSAIQLQPIFAQWVQSIQASAVGTSLLAGTAEALPHKALSEVFNGSLVEVGGKVAIAPIPLGTADLMIHHIHAFQIHVTVLILLKGVLYARSSRLIPDKASLGFRFPCDGPGRGGTCQVSSWDHVFLALFWMYNCLSIVIFHFSWKMQSDVWGLTGGNFAQSSITINGWLRDFLWAQASQVLTSYGQSISMYGLMFLGAHFIWAFSLMFLFSGRGYWQELFESIVWAHNKLKVAPTIQPRALSITQGRAVGVTHFLVGGIATTWAFFHARLFGLG; encoded by the coding sequence ATGACCATCAGCCCACCAGAAAGTGGAGAAAAAAACAAAAAAGTTTTGGAAGATCCTGTCAAGGCCGATCCAAGACCTATTGATTTTGCCAAATTAGATAAGCCAGGATTCTGGTCAAGTAAATTATCTAAAGGTCCGAAAACTACAACTTGGATCTGGAATTTGCATGCTGATGCACATGATTTTGATGTGCATACAGGCGATGCTGAAGAAGCAACAAGAAAAATCTTTTCAGCTCATTTTGGACATCTTGCAGTCATTTTTATATGGATGAGTGCTGCATTTTTCCATGGAGCAAGATTTTCTAATTACTCAGGTTGGTTAGCTGATCCAACTCATGTCAAACCAGGAGCTCAGCAAGTATGGGCAATCGTTGGTCAAGAGATGCTTAATGCTGACCTTGGTGCTAACTACAACGGTATTCAAATTAGTTCAGGAATATTCCACATGTGGCGAGCATGGGGAATCACTAATGAGAGTGAACTTATGGCTTTAGCAATAGGTGCTGTAGTAATGGCTGCACTTATGCTTCATGCTGGAATTTTTCACTATCACAAAGCAGCTCCAAAAATGGAGTGGTTTCAAGATATTGAGTCTATGCTTAACCACCACATAGCTGGTTTAGTAGGTTTAGGATCATTAGCATGGGCTGGCCATTGTATTCATATCGGAGCTCCTACTGCAGCTCTCTTAGATGCAATTGATGCAGGCTCTCCTTTAGTTATTAATGGAAAAGAAATAGCAACTATTGCAGATATACCTATGCCGCATCAACTCTGCGATCCACAAATTATCGGTCAGATATTTCCAGGATTAGCAAGTGGTACAGGTAATTTCTTTAGTTTAAATTGGTTAGCTTTCTCAGACTTCCTTACTTTCAAAGGTGGACTTAACCCTGTTACAGGAAGCTTGTGGATGACTGATGTTTCACATCATCATTTAGCTTTTGGTGTAATAGCGATAATAGGTGGTCATATGTACAGAACCAATTATGGTATTGGTCATAGTATGAAAGAAATATTAGATTCACAACAAGGAGACCCAATATTATTCCCTGCCCCTAAAGGTCATCAAGGTCTTTTTGAGTTCATGGCAGAAAGTAGACATGCTCAGCTATCAGTAAACCTAGCGATGCTTGGATCAATAAGCATACTTGTATCTCATCATATGTATGCGATGCCTCCATATCCTTATATAGCTACTGACTATATGACAGTTCTTGGATTATTTACCCATCACATGTGGATAGGTGGATTATTCATAGTAGGAGCAGGAGCGCATGCTGGAATTGCAATGGTTAGAGATTACGATCCAGCAAAACATATTGATAATGTATTAGACAGAATTCTTAAGGCAAGAGATGCATTAATCAGTCACTTGAACTGGGTTTGTATGTGGTTAGGATTCCATAGTTTTGGACTCTATATTCACAACGATACTATGAGAGCTTTGGGTAGACCCCAAGATATGTTTAGTGATTCTGCTATCCAACTTCAGCCAATCTTTGCTCAATGGGTACAGAGTATTCAAGCATCTGCTGTTGGGACTTCCCTTTTAGCAGGTACTGCAGAAGCTTTACCTCACAAAGCTCTAAGTGAAGTCTTTAATGGAAGTTTAGTAGAAGTTGGTGGAAAGGTAGCTATAGCGCCAATTCCACTAGGGACAGCTGATTTAATGATTCATCATATTCATGCTTTCCAAATCCATGTAACTGTTTTGATACTTCTTAAAGGAGTTCTTTATGCAAGAAGTTCAAGGTTGATTCCTGACAAAGCATCTTTAGGATTTAGATTCCCTTGTGATGGTCCTGGAAGAGGTGGTACATGTCAAGTTTCTTCATGGGATCACGTTTTCTTAGCTCTCTTCTGGATGTATAACTGTTTATCAATAGTTATTTTCCACTTCTCTTGGAAAATGCAGAGTGATGTTTGGGGACTTACTGGTGGTAATTTTGCACAAAGTTCAATTACTATCAATGGTTGGTTAAGAGATTTCCTCTGGGCTCAAGCTTCTCAAGTATTAACAAGCTATGGCCAATCAATAAGCATGTACGGTTTGATGTTCTTGGGAGCTCACTTTATATGGGCTTTCAGTTTAATGTTCCTCTTCAGCGGAAGAGGATATTGGCAAGAATTGTTCGAATCAATTGTTTGGGCACATAATAAATTAAAGGTTGCA